From Pelotomaculum schinkii, one genomic window encodes:
- the murG gene encoding undecaprenyldiphospho-muramoylpentapeptide beta-N-acetylglucosaminyltransferase, translating into MRIVVAGGGTGGHIYPALAIARGLKERHPEAEILYVGNNQGMEADIVPKEGLPFKGLAGAGLERKLSMRNFLVLWRTGLGFWQAARTLRNWKPDVVIGTGGYVCGPVVLAAALSRIPTLIHEQNALPGVTNRILARFVDRVAVTFKESVKYFPRSHKVILTGLPVRPEILRATRPEGLKKLGIGADRFLLFSFGGSRGARTLNKAMVDVIKQFGGDPRLSILHVTGSAGYEEFLEDCAAKGIDLAKTGNVTIISYLYSMQDALAAAGLVISRAGAATCAEITALGIPSILVPYPFAAENHQEHNALALEKEGAALMFLDRKVSGDLLCTRIAGLLEDRGKLAAMAEASRKMGKTRALEDIIDCVDELVR; encoded by the coding sequence TTGCGAATTGTTGTTGCGGGCGGGGGCACCGGCGGTCATATCTACCCCGCCCTGGCTATTGCCCGGGGGCTTAAAGAAAGACATCCGGAGGCGGAAATCCTCTATGTCGGAAATAACCAGGGCATGGAGGCGGATATCGTTCCCAAGGAGGGGCTTCCTTTTAAAGGTTTGGCGGGGGCCGGGCTGGAGCGGAAACTCTCAATGCGGAATTTTCTGGTGTTATGGCGGACCGGGCTCGGTTTCTGGCAGGCGGCCAGGACCTTGCGCAACTGGAAGCCGGATGTGGTAATCGGTACCGGCGGCTATGTCTGCGGGCCGGTGGTCCTGGCAGCTGCCTTAAGTAGAATACCGACTTTAATTCACGAGCAAAACGCGCTGCCCGGGGTAACCAACCGTATCCTGGCCAGGTTTGTGGACCGGGTGGCGGTTACCTTTAAAGAATCTGTTAAATATTTTCCCCGGTCTCATAAGGTGATTCTTACCGGCCTGCCTGTTCGACCGGAAATATTGCGCGCAACCAGGCCGGAAGGCCTGAAGAAGTTGGGCATCGGCGCCGATCGTTTTCTGCTCTTCTCCTTTGGCGGCAGTCGCGGCGCCCGCACTCTCAATAAAGCTATGGTTGATGTAATCAAACAGTTCGGTGGAGATCCGCGGCTAAGCATCCTGCACGTAACCGGGAGCGCGGGATACGAGGAGTTCCTGGAGGACTGCGCCGCTAAAGGTATAGACCTGGCTAAAACTGGGAATGTTACCATTATATCTTACCTCTACAGCATGCAGGATGCTCTGGCGGCGGCAGGCCTGGTTATCAGCAGGGCAGGCGCTGCCACCTGTGCGGAAATTACTGCCCTGGGTATTCCTTCGATCCTGGTCCCCTATCCTTTTGCGGCTGAAAATCACCAGGAACATAACGCCCTGGCCCTTGAAAAAGAGGGAGCCGCGCTTATGTTTTTGGATCGCAAAGTGAGCGGGGACTTGCTTTGCACTAGGATCGCCGGGCTCCTGGAGGACAGGGGCAAACTGGCGGCCATGGCTGAAGCCAGCAGAAAGATGGGCAAAACCCGCGCTCTGGAGGATATCATCGACTGTGTTGACGAACTTGTCAGGTAA
- the spoVE gene encoding stage V sporulation protein E, with the protein MRPKKSSADFLLFLTVLSLVSLGVIMVFSASEYSTLIYYNDSFYFFKRQLLWALLGLTAMYIMSNYDYQRLKQYVIPFMVVSFIMLALVLVPGIGREVNGSRRWIGIGPLPFAPAELVKLSVILFTAYGLSRQKERVKQFSKGVLPYMCVLGLAAILIMLQPDLGTTISLGGIVFVMIFAAGARMSHLGGIGLAGLAAVGLLIIMEPYRLKRFLAFLDPWADPQGDGFHIIQGLYAIGSGGLFGLGLGQSKQKFLYLPENHTDFIFAITAEELGFIGAALVIILFTLFVWRGLKIAVTSQDPFACLLATGITAWVGVQAIINIGVVTGSLPVTGIPLPFISSGGTSLLFTMTGVGILLNISKFSRAR; encoded by the coding sequence ATGCGGCCTAAAAAAAGTTCGGCGGATTTTCTTCTTTTTTTAACGGTATTGAGTCTGGTGAGCCTTGGTGTTATTATGGTTTTTAGCGCCAGCGAGTACAGTACCCTGATTTATTATAATGACAGCTTTTATTTCTTTAAGCGGCAATTGTTATGGGCCTTGCTGGGCTTGACCGCCATGTATATCATGTCAAATTATGACTACCAACGGCTCAAGCAGTACGTGATCCCTTTTATGGTCGTCTCCTTTATCATGCTGGCTCTGGTCCTGGTCCCCGGGATTGGCCGCGAGGTTAACGGTTCCCGCCGCTGGATTGGTATAGGACCGCTGCCTTTTGCCCCGGCCGAACTGGTCAAGCTCAGCGTCATCCTCTTCACGGCCTATGGCTTGTCACGACAAAAGGAACGGGTCAAGCAGTTCAGCAAAGGGGTCCTGCCTTACATGTGTGTTTTGGGGCTGGCAGCAATCCTGATCATGCTGCAGCCCGATCTGGGTACCACCATTTCACTGGGCGGTATTGTATTTGTCATGATTTTTGCCGCCGGCGCCAGAATGTCTCACCTGGGCGGCATCGGGCTGGCCGGCCTTGCCGCCGTTGGCTTGTTGATTATTATGGAGCCCTACCGGTTGAAGCGCTTTCTGGCCTTTTTGGATCCCTGGGCGGACCCCCAGGGCGACGGCTTCCATATTATTCAGGGGCTCTATGCCATCGGCTCCGGAGGCCTGTTCGGACTGGGCCTGGGCCAGAGCAAACAGAAGTTTCTCTACCTGCCCGAGAACCACACCGACTTTATCTTTGCCATCACCGCTGAAGAACTTGGCTTTATCGGAGCTGCCCTGGTAATCATACTATTTACTTTGTTTGTATGGAGAGGCTTGAAAATTGCAGTGACTTCCCAGGACCCTTTTGCCTGTTTGCTGGCAACCGGTATTACTGCCTGGGTGGGAGTCCAGGCCATCATTAATATAGGAGTGGTAACCGGGTCACTGCCTGTTACCGGTATCCCCCTTCCCTTTATCAGTTCTGGCGGCACCTCCCTGCTGTTCACCATGACAGGGGTGGGCATTCTTCTTAATATTTCCAAGTTCAGCAGGGCAAGATGA
- the murD gene encoding UDP-N-acetylmuramoyl-L-alanine--D-glutamate ligase — MELKDKRVLVVGAGKSGLAVAHFLTNKGAAVVLADSFNPAYPGGELNRLAAAGVNLSLGGYPEVKRESFDLVVMSPGVPLTVEPARLALEHGIELTGELELAYRFSSAPLVAVTGTNGKTTTTTLLGEIFRNAGKNTLVGGNIGTPLVTEVERYGPKDMIVAEVSSFQLETTNTFKPKVALVLNITPDHLDRHITMEGYVDAKAKIFANQEAGDFTVLNYDDPRTAALAGSTRARVIFFSRRTAVPEGVYVKEGRITARLGEVEEYICGQDELGIPGAHNLENALAAVAAAKSLGVATTSLAHTLKTFKGVAHRLEFVADINGVRYINDSKGTNPDASIKALEAYPEKIVLIAGGKNKGSDFGSFAEKVKERARVLVVLGQSAGAIADAARARGFDNILYANDFKDAVVLAHQAARPGEIVLLSPACASWDMFKSFEERGDLFKEVVLGFK; from the coding sequence ATGGAGCTTAAAGATAAACGGGTTTTGGTGGTTGGCGCAGGAAAAAGCGGTCTTGCGGTTGCTCATTTCCTGACAAATAAAGGCGCCGCAGTGGTGCTGGCCGATTCTTTTAATCCGGCTTACCCGGGAGGGGAACTGAACCGGCTGGCCGCAGCCGGGGTGAATCTTTCCCTGGGAGGATACCCGGAAGTTAAGCGGGAAAGCTTTGACCTGGTGGTTATGAGTCCAGGTGTCCCTCTGACGGTAGAGCCTGCCCGGTTGGCGTTAGAGCATGGCATTGAGTTGACCGGAGAACTGGAACTGGCTTACCGTTTCAGCAGTGCGCCGCTGGTTGCTGTTACAGGAACAAACGGCAAAACGACCACTACCACCTTGCTCGGTGAAATCTTTAGAAATGCAGGCAAAAACACACTGGTGGGGGGGAATATCGGTACGCCCCTGGTTACGGAGGTGGAGCGTTACGGTCCGAAGGATATGATCGTGGCTGAAGTATCAAGCTTCCAGCTGGAAACTACAAATACTTTTAAGCCTAAGGTGGCGCTGGTTCTTAACATCACCCCCGACCACCTTGACCGCCACATAACGATGGAAGGGTACGTGGACGCCAAAGCCAAAATATTTGCGAACCAGGAAGCGGGCGACTTTACAGTATTAAATTACGATGACCCGCGAACGGCGGCCCTGGCCGGCAGTACCCGCGCCCGGGTGATCTTTTTCAGCCGGCGCACAGCGGTTCCGGAGGGTGTTTACGTAAAAGAAGGTCGAATCACAGCCAGGCTTGGCGAGGTCGAGGAGTATATCTGCGGGCAGGATGAACTTGGCATCCCCGGCGCTCATAACCTTGAAAACGCCCTGGCGGCGGTTGCCGCGGCCAAGTCTCTGGGGGTGGCGACCACTTCCCTGGCACATACTTTGAAAACGTTTAAGGGAGTTGCCCACCGCCTGGAATTCGTTGCCGACATCAATGGGGTACGTTACATTAATGACTCCAAAGGTACCAATCCCGATGCCTCGATCAAGGCGCTTGAAGCCTACCCGGAAAAGATCGTGCTGATTGCGGGGGGGAAAAACAAAGGCAGCGATTTCGGCAGCTTCGCTGAAAAAGTCAAGGAACGGGCCAGAGTGCTGGTGGTACTGGGGCAAAGCGCGGGGGCTATCGCTGATGCTGCCAGAGCCAGGGGTTTTGACAACATTCTCTATGCGAATGACTTTAAGGATGCTGTGGTCCTGGCCCACCAGGCAGCCAGGCCCGGCGAGATTGTTCTTTTATCGCCGGCCTGTGCCAGCTGGGATATGTTTAAGAGCTTTGAAGAAAGAGGGGACCTGTTCAAGGAGGTCGTATTGGGTTTTAAATAG
- the mraY gene encoding phospho-N-acetylmuramoyl-pentapeptide-transferase yields the protein MEFLGKAFAIALVVTLAMGLLLIPWLKRLKFGQNIRSDGPSRHLQKAGTPTMGGIIFLAGIFVAVLLIAPERVDALVVLAITLGYGLIGFLDDYIKIVLRRSLGLRAREKLLGQIILAVLLAYGVVFWWDRGTALVLPFSGYFMSGGIQLELGWWPFLAFTLLVVVGTANAVNLTDGLDGLAAGTSLLAAAAMMLIALKVDKYGVAAVMAALSGGCLGFLFYNRHPARVFMGDTGSLALGGGLGAAAVVTRSELFFVIIGGIFVVEVLSVIIQVISFQTTGRRIFRMSPLHHHFELGGWSENRVVLTFWVITLLLGITGLAGLYRLGSP from the coding sequence ATGGAATTTTTAGGGAAGGCGTTCGCCATCGCCCTGGTTGTTACACTGGCTATGGGCTTGCTGCTGATCCCCTGGCTCAAAAGGCTGAAGTTTGGCCAGAACATCCGCTCGGACGGGCCTTCCAGGCACTTGCAAAAAGCAGGTACGCCGACTATGGGCGGGATTATTTTTCTGGCGGGAATTTTTGTCGCGGTTCTTCTAATAGCGCCGGAGCGGGTCGATGCCCTGGTTGTGTTGGCGATAACTCTGGGCTATGGTCTAATCGGTTTTCTTGATGATTATATTAAGATAGTACTGAGGAGGTCACTGGGCTTAAGAGCAAGGGAAAAGCTGCTGGGGCAAATAATCCTGGCAGTGCTTCTGGCTTATGGGGTTGTCTTTTGGTGGGACCGGGGTACGGCCCTGGTATTGCCGTTTTCAGGTTATTTCATGTCCGGGGGTATCCAGTTGGAACTGGGCTGGTGGCCCTTTTTGGCCTTCACCCTGCTGGTTGTGGTCGGAACGGCTAATGCAGTCAACTTGACTGACGGGCTGGACGGGCTGGCGGCAGGTACGAGCCTTTTAGCGGCAGCGGCAATGATGTTGATTGCCTTAAAGGTTGACAAATACGGGGTGGCGGCAGTTATGGCGGCATTGTCCGGCGGTTGCCTGGGCTTTTTATTCTACAACCGCCATCCAGCCAGGGTATTCATGGGTGACACCGGTTCCCTGGCTTTGGGCGGGGGGCTGGGCGCTGCGGCGGTAGTCACCCGGAGCGAGCTTTTCTTTGTGATTATCGGCGGGATTTTTGTGGTTGAAGTACTCTCAGTGATCATCCAGGTTATTTCCTTCCAGACCACGGGCCGCAGGATTTTCCGGATGAGCCCGCTACACCACCATTTTGAACTCGGCGGCTGGAGTGAAAACAGAGTGGTGCTGACTTTCTGGGTGATAACACTGCTATTGGGGATAACTGGACTGGCCGGGTTGTACAGGCTAGGCTCACCCTAG
- a CDS encoding UDP-N-acetylmuramoyl-tripeptide--D-alanyl-D-alanine ligase yields the protein MISTSIREIASVLRGRVMQGDPAAVFTSVATDTRKMRANALFFALVGERYDAHSFLSQAVAAGAGGLVVSRLEDLPPGVPVVMVENTLSALQSLAAYNRQRSGASLVGVTGSTGKTTTKDMIASVLGARLRTLKNEGNFNNEIGLPLTLLELDESYEAAVVEMAMRGPGQIHTLCEIARPMGAVITNINETHLELLGTLSNIAEAKGEILEQIPSVGFAVLNAESPFIQREAGRCRGKVIYYGIDQPAEIRGENIRAEGTGSRFNAVIGGQTREFYLPLPGRHNVMNALAAIGVGLEMGLTVEEIAGGLSSVTLTGMRLEVIEGGSLKIINDAYNASPASTRAALGVLKDLAGGRRTVAVLGSMLELGARARGGHREVGETAAALGLDYLITVGELAGHIGEGAVDAGFPPEKVFRRQDYDSAVKILEGLLQEGDVVLVKGSRGMKMERFVQRLLERSQSLSGPGAPIITDN from the coding sequence TTGATCTCAACTTCCATTAGAGAAATAGCGTCAGTCCTAAGGGGCAGGGTGATGCAGGGAGACCCTGCGGCTGTTTTTACTTCGGTAGCCACCGATACCCGTAAGATGAGAGCAAACGCCCTGTTTTTCGCGCTGGTTGGGGAGCGGTACGATGCTCACAGCTTCCTGTCTCAGGCCGTCGCAGCCGGGGCCGGAGGATTGGTGGTAAGTCGCCTGGAGGATTTGCCCCCCGGTGTGCCGGTGGTTATGGTGGAGAATACTCTATCTGCTCTGCAGTCCCTGGCCGCCTATAACAGGCAGCGGTCCGGAGCGTCTCTGGTGGGGGTTACCGGGAGCACCGGCAAGACTACAACCAAGGACATGATTGCCTCGGTTTTAGGCGCACGCCTGCGCACTCTGAAAAACGAAGGCAACTTTAACAATGAAATCGGACTTCCACTAACGCTTTTGGAACTGGATGAAAGCTATGAGGCGGCGGTGGTGGAGATGGCCATGCGTGGGCCGGGACAAATTCACACCCTCTGTGAAATCGCGAGGCCAATGGGAGCTGTAATTACCAACATCAATGAAACCCACCTGGAACTTTTGGGAACTTTGAGCAATATCGCTGAAGCCAAAGGTGAAATCCTTGAGCAAATTCCTTCCGTCGGGTTTGCCGTCCTGAATGCCGAAAGCCCGTTTATTCAACGGGAAGCGGGCCGGTGCCGGGGCAAGGTGATTTATTATGGGATTGACCAACCTGCTGAGATCAGAGGCGAAAATATTAGGGCCGAAGGTACGGGAAGCCGTTTTAACGCCGTTATTGGCGGTCAGACCCGGGAGTTTTACCTGCCGCTGCCCGGCCGGCATAATGTAATGAACGCGCTGGCCGCAATTGGCGTAGGCCTGGAAATGGGCCTTACAGTGGAGGAGATTGCCGGTGGTCTATCTTCAGTAACTCTGACCGGAATGCGGCTGGAGGTCATTGAAGGCGGCAGCCTTAAAATAATCAATGACGCCTATAACGCCAGCCCGGCATCAACCAGGGCGGCCCTGGGTGTATTGAAGGATTTGGCCGGAGGCCGCCGCACGGTAGCTGTGCTGGGGTCCATGCTGGAACTTGGCGCGCGGGCCCGGGGAGGCCACCGTGAGGTGGGAGAAACTGCCGCCGCGCTGGGCCTGGACTATCTTATAACTGTAGGAGAACTCGCCGGCCATATTGGAGAGGGAGCGGTCGACGCCGGTTTCCCGCCGGAAAAGGTTTTCCGGCGCCAGGATTACGATAGCGCGGTGAAAATACTGGAAGGGCTGCTGCAGGAAGGGGATGTGGTTCTGGTCAAGGGTTCCAGAGGCATGAAAATGGAGAGGTTTGTCCAGCGCCTTTTGGAACGCTCCCAGAGCTTATCCGGACCAGGAGCTCCAATTATTACCGACAATTAA
- a CDS encoding UDP-N-acetylmuramoyl-L-alanyl-D-glutamate--2,6-diaminopimelate ligase, producing the protein MLFQELLKSVEVHAADGPQNTVLTGITYDSRKVEPGFLFVAVQGFKHDGAEYIPQAVEKGAVAVVAQKAVTVPPNVAWALVADSRQALALMSASFYGNPSTNMRMVGVTGTNGKTTTTNLIASVLDEAGRKTGLVGTIHNRIGARKLVVSHTTPESTDLQELLHEMATEQVSDCVMEVSSHALALHRVDGCEFDTAVFTNLTQDHLDFHPDMQSYLEAKQALFRKLAEPGAKRGKCAVVNADDAYAGSIIEAAAGVEVYTYGIKTSADVRAEDIDVSARGVSFTVTGKWGRCPLDLRITGLFNVYNTLAAFTACAAMGIPVEVIKKALEGMPGVPGRFELVDAGQDFAVIVDYAHTPDGLENVLKTAREITTGKLITVFGCGGDRDRTKRPLMGRIAAGYSDYMLVTSDNPRTEAPLDIIRDIEKGLEPVAENNSYTVEPDRRRAIQLAVRMAQKGDVVVIAGKGHEDYQIIGTQKYPFDDRSEAAAALGALQA; encoded by the coding sequence GTGCTTTTTCAGGAATTGCTTAAATCGGTCGAGGTCCATGCCGCGGATGGTCCCCAGAATACAGTGCTTACCGGTATAACCTATGATTCCCGTAAGGTTGAGCCTGGTTTTCTGTTTGTCGCGGTGCAGGGCTTTAAGCATGACGGCGCCGAATATATACCCCAGGCGGTGGAAAAGGGAGCGGTCGCTGTGGTGGCGCAGAAAGCTGTTACCGTACCGCCAAACGTAGCTTGGGCGCTTGTCGCAGACAGCAGACAGGCGCTGGCGTTAATGTCAGCCAGCTTTTACGGCAACCCCTCCACCAATATGAGAATGGTTGGTGTAACGGGGACGAACGGCAAAACCACCACGACCAACCTGATTGCCTCCGTGCTTGACGAGGCAGGCCGTAAAACCGGTCTGGTCGGTACAATTCACAACCGTATCGGCGCCAGAAAACTGGTGGTTAGTCATACCACTCCGGAATCCACGGACCTGCAGGAACTCCTGCACGAGATGGCGACAGAACAGGTGAGTGACTGTGTGATGGAAGTATCATCCCACGCTCTGGCCCTGCACCGTGTGGATGGCTGTGAATTTGATACGGCCGTCTTTACCAACCTGACCCAGGACCACCTTGACTTTCACCCTGATATGCAAAGTTATCTGGAAGCGAAACAAGCCTTGTTTCGCAAACTGGCGGAACCCGGAGCCAAGAGAGGTAAATGCGCGGTGGTCAACGCCGACGACGCTTACGCCGGTTCCATCATCGAGGCCGCAGCTGGTGTTGAGGTGTATACCTATGGGATTAAAACTTCCGCAGATGTGCGGGCGGAGGATATCGATGTCAGCGCCAGAGGGGTCAGTTTTACCGTTACCGGAAAATGGGGCCGCTGTCCCCTGGATTTGCGAATAACAGGACTTTTTAACGTGTACAACACCCTGGCTGCTTTTACCGCCTGTGCGGCAATGGGTATACCTGTGGAGGTTATCAAGAAAGCCCTGGAAGGTATGCCGGGTGTCCCCGGCCGTTTTGAACTGGTTGACGCGGGTCAGGATTTTGCAGTTATTGTAGACTATGCCCACACACCGGACGGCCTGGAGAATGTCTTAAAGACCGCGCGCGAAATCACGACAGGCAAGCTGATTACAGTCTTCGGCTGCGGCGGTGACCGCGACCGTACCAAGCGCCCTCTGATGGGCCGGATAGCGGCCGGTTATAGTGATTACATGCTGGTTACTTCAGATAACCCGCGTACGGAGGCGCCGCTGGACATTATCAGGGATATCGAAAAAGGACTGGAGCCCGTGGCGGAGAATAACAGCTATACAGTTGAACCGGACCGGCGCCGCGCCATCCAACTGGCTGTCAGAATGGCCCAAAAGGGTGATGTGGTGGTTATAGCCGGTAAAGGCCACGAGGACTACCAAATCATAGGTACGCAAAAGTATCCTTTTGATGACCGCAGTGAGGCGGCGGCCGCCTTGGGAGCGCTGCAGGCTTAA
- a CDS encoding stage V sporulation protein D produces the protein MQTTNLLIRKRITGLFLIAGGMFLILIVRLGWLQLVEGDRLRQEALEVRMRDVPVEAKRGTIFDRNGQELVTSVSVDSAYAFPPQIEDKRAAADNIALALGMDKEDVYKKLTQNVGFVWLKRRIDYQSSQNLKALDLSGVELVEENQRFYRQENLAAHVLGFAGDDNQGLTGLESVYDNELKGTPGRIVIEKDAVGNNIPQALHQFIPPVPGNNLVLTIDQTIQFFVERELDKIVEQHHPKLAVIIVMDPKTGEILAMGNRPTFNPGDWRNYPQDVWDHNPSIYYNYEPGSTFKIITAAAALEEGAVRTSDTFFDPGYIKVADRVIHCWYDGGHGSQTFEEVVQNSCNPGFVTVGLNLGKEKFYKYINAFGLGDKTSICLPGEAVGIQIPENEATDLNIATMSIGQSIAVTPIQLITAASAVANGGLLLKPTLVKAVTDVNGKVVKEFKPEPVRQVISNNTAQTLMGLLKNVVLKGSGRNAFVDGYGAAGKTGTAQVVERGGYADGKYVASFMGFAPADDPQLACLVMVAEPQGGNYYGSQVAAPVFKAIASDTLRYMKVPERPALEKPNSPFIFEEPKLKTTVPSVVNYPLEDAKKVLNNSGLAVQVQGEGNIVYKQVPNGGAEVLSGTTVILNLNPPEAVPADQVTVPDLKGLTIKEAGGILEKLGLHLNPAGSGIAVGQKEAPGARVPKGTTITVDFQPQELHD, from the coding sequence ATGCAAACAACGAATCTCTTAATCCGGAAAAGAATAACCGGACTCTTTCTGATAGCGGGAGGAATGTTTCTTATTTTAATCGTTCGACTGGGTTGGCTCCAGCTTGTTGAAGGAGACCGGCTCAGGCAGGAAGCTCTTGAGGTTCGTATGCGGGATGTTCCGGTGGAAGCCAAGCGGGGGACCATATTTGATCGCAACGGTCAGGAACTGGTAACCAGTGTCAGTGTTGATTCCGCTTACGCCTTCCCCCCCCAAATTGAGGACAAACGGGCTGCGGCCGACAATATTGCCTTGGCCCTTGGTATGGATAAGGAGGATGTCTACAAGAAGCTCACTCAAAATGTGGGCTTTGTCTGGCTCAAAAGGCGAATTGATTACCAGTCGTCCCAAAACTTAAAAGCCTTAGATCTTAGCGGTGTTGAACTGGTGGAAGAGAATCAGCGCTTTTACCGCCAGGAGAACCTGGCTGCCCATGTCCTGGGTTTTGCCGGTGATGACAACCAAGGTCTGACCGGGCTGGAAAGCGTCTACGACAATGAGTTAAAAGGTACGCCGGGACGTATTGTTATTGAAAAAGATGCCGTGGGCAATAACATTCCCCAGGCGCTTCACCAGTTCATCCCACCTGTGCCGGGCAATAATCTGGTACTAACGATTGACCAAACTATTCAGTTTTTTGTCGAAAGAGAACTGGACAAGATCGTTGAACAGCATCACCCGAAGCTGGCGGTGATCATTGTAATGGACCCGAAAACAGGCGAAATATTGGCTATGGGCAACCGGCCGACTTTTAATCCCGGAGACTGGCGGAATTATCCCCAGGATGTCTGGGATCACAACCCCAGCATTTATTATAATTATGAACCGGGTTCCACTTTCAAAATTATAACCGCTGCAGCCGCACTGGAAGAGGGGGCGGTAAGGACATCCGACACCTTCTTTGATCCCGGCTATATCAAGGTGGCGGACCGCGTGATCCATTGTTGGTATGATGGGGGGCACGGTTCCCAGACTTTTGAAGAGGTAGTGCAAAATTCATGCAACCCGGGGTTCGTAACAGTAGGCTTAAACCTGGGCAAGGAAAAATTTTATAAGTATATTAACGCCTTTGGACTTGGCGACAAGACTTCGATCTGCCTGCCCGGCGAGGCAGTTGGCATCCAGATCCCTGAGAATGAAGCTACCGACCTAAACATAGCCACCATGTCCATTGGCCAGTCCATTGCCGTGACACCCATTCAGCTGATAACCGCCGCGTCGGCTGTTGCCAACGGTGGCCTTCTGCTGAAACCGACCCTGGTTAAAGCAGTTACCGATGTGAATGGCAAAGTTGTCAAGGAATTTAAGCCTGAGCCTGTCCGGCAGGTGATCTCGAACAATACCGCCCAGACCTTGATGGGCCTTCTGAAAAATGTAGTCCTTAAAGGATCCGGCCGGAACGCTTTCGTGGATGGGTACGGGGCTGCGGGAAAAACCGGTACGGCTCAAGTTGTTGAGAGAGGCGGCTATGCCGACGGTAAATATGTTGCTTCTTTTATGGGTTTTGCCCCCGCCGACGACCCTCAACTGGCCTGCCTGGTGATGGTCGCCGAGCCCCAAGGGGGTAACTATTACGGGAGTCAGGTAGCCGCTCCTGTTTTCAAAGCCATCGCTTCAGACACCCTGCGCTACATGAAGGTACCTGAAAGGCCGGCTCTGGAGAAGCCGAATTCTCCCTTTATTTTTGAAGAGCCCAAACTGAAAACTACTGTGCCCAGCGTAGTTAATTACCCGCTGGAAGACGCCAAAAAGGTGTTGAATAACAGCGGTTTGGCCGTACAAGTGCAGGGTGAAGGGAATATTGTTTACAAACAGGTGCCAAACGGAGGCGCCGAGGTGCTCAGCGGAACCACAGTAATTCTCAACCTGAACCCGCCCGAGGCTGTTCCGGCAGACCAGGTTACCGTACCTGACCTGAAAGGTTTGACCATCAAAGAGGCCGGCGGTATCCTGGAAAAACTGGGCCTGCACCTGAATCCGGCCGGCAGTGGTATTGCTGTGGGGCAAAAAGAGGCGCCTGGCGCCAGGGTGCCCAAAGGGACAACTATTACGGTGGATTTTCAACCCCAGGAATTACACGATTAA
- the ftsL2 gene encoding cell division protein FtsL gives MIVAQDKTGFYGLSADRPRPKKNRRLKRSSRGPKILLIGMVLLGFALGIMITYFQARVFKLGYQISSLQQELAVLRVENHDLDERVQQLASLDRVETLAVNKLGMVKPDSSNVLMLAVADKTQPLPDAGAKAAGSPLTGDSGSLLVRAFNELVNRLENKTWPGRNIGAGSKGVTYANNESLNPEKNNRTLSDSGRNVSYFNRSTGLAPAC, from the coding sequence TTGATCGTAGCTCAGGATAAGACAGGCTTCTACGGGTTGTCAGCGGACCGGCCCAGACCGAAAAAAAATCGCAGGCTCAAGCGCTCGTCAAGGGGACCCAAGATTTTGCTGATTGGGATGGTTTTATTGGGTTTTGCCCTTGGTATCATGATCACATATTTTCAAGCCAGAGTATTCAAGCTTGGGTATCAGATCAGTAGTTTGCAACAAGAGCTGGCCGTCTTAAGGGTGGAAAACCATGACCTGGATGAGAGAGTCCAACAACTGGCTTCGCTGGATCGGGTCGAGACGCTGGCAGTCAATAAACTAGGAATGGTCAAGCCGGACAGCAGCAATGTCCTTATGCTGGCTGTTGCCGATAAGACGCAGCCGCTGCCCGATGCCGGTGCGAAAGCCGCCGGCAGCCCCCTTACCGGTGATAGCGGGAGCCTTCTGGTCAGAGCATTCAACGAGCTTGTTAACCGGTTGGAAAACAAGACCTGGCCGGGTCGTAACATCGGGGCAGGCTCCAAGGGGGTAACATATGCAAACAACGAATCTCTTAATCCGGAAAAGAATAACCGGACTCTTTCTGATAGCGGGAGGAATGTTTCTTATTTTAATCGTTCGACTGGGTTGGCTCCAGCTTGTTGA